A region of Schistosoma mansoni strain Puerto Rico chromosome 1, complete genome DNA encodes the following proteins:
- a CDS encoding putative 13 kDa deflagellation-inducible protein → MKHDAQILQQHNTELVKLIEDLCQKRDQLQKAIIEEDDEKNRLQHDMRIISEKLAKINDSLSKKLVVRNSYDKAIAESQQAYSKLLENSYVLLNVLKCNQEKMKDKFAKTYTP, encoded by the exons atgaaacatGACGCACAAATTCTTCAACAGCACAACACCGAACTTGTGAAAC TGATAGAAGATTTGTGTCAGAAAAGAGATCAGTTACAAAAAGCAATTATTGAGGAAGATGATGAAAAAAACCGTCTTCAGCACGACATGAGGATTATTTCTGAGAAACTTGcgaaaataaatgattcactaAGCAAGAAGCTAGTTGTTCGGAATTCTTACGATAAGGCGATTGCGGAATCGCAACAAGCCTATTCTAAA CTATTAGAAAACTCTTATGTGCTGCTGAATGTATTGAAATGCAACCAAGAAAAAATGAAGGATAAGTTCGCCAAAACCTATACTCCGTAA